GTCACAATACCAATACCACCCCCCCATATATGTGTCCGCTACACTGATGCTGTACATAACAATGGCTGTAATGGCAAAAGCAACTCCTGCCAGATTCAGAACCAGGGTGAGGATGACCTGAAACACAAAACTCTTTACTTTATGCACAGAAATATATATCATTTCAGCATAAAACAAACATAGTAAAATTTGTAAATAGAGCGAGCAGGTAGATTGCACTCAGTGCACTGTGGCCCATTAAGTTCATCTGCAGATAATGTGCAGATTTTGTGGCCCTGATTTGACCAATAATTGCTTGAAGTGTTTCAATCCACCAAGATTTGCTTCAGTTGACTACAGCACTAAATAAAAGAAGTCCTTCTAAGATTAAAACATGAACTACTTACCAAACATGGACTGGGGTACTTCTCAGACAAAATGCACACGATGCCAAACACAATGAActagacaaaagacaaaaaatacattaagaaATCCTCACAGTTCTAttgtcacacaaacactcaaTAAAAACTCATGTATGTAAATTCTATCATCTTCTGTTGAGTGAAGACACCTCATCCTGTGCTCACACTGATAGTGACATAAAGCAGCTCctactttttaataaaaacacctCAAAATTAAGAGATGtctgataaaaacacacagattcaGTATCAAACCTTGTCCAGAGCTCAGAAAGCCTGAACACTCTGAACTGCTATTTAATGCAGGTGTTCAGTGTAATAAACTCCACATCCTCAGTAAAACTGCAGAGACTCTACAGCTGCAATTTCTGCAGGAAAAGTTCTGCTGTATTTGAgttaatgacaacaaaaacatgatggAGAAAACAAAATCTCTAATCAAACATCAGCTTGCTTACCAATGCTCCCAACCAAAAAGGAAACATggcaaaataatataaatgccACCAGGAACTAGGGCCGAGGACAATGGCTCCAAGGACAAGATTGAGCAGCCCAACCATAATCTGCAGAGTCtgtgaaacaggaaacacagtATAAACTACAAACATGGTGCAGAACACAGCTCTCTCATGGTTTCATAGAAATGATCTCATATAAATACAACAACACCTGAAGCTCAAACACAGGCCACCATGATTTAGTCAAAGTTTGACTCAAAATCAGGAGGGGAAAGAAATAAGTATGGATTAAAAATGTGAGAGCATCTGGAAGCATTGATGCTCACCCCCAGCACTGACTGAGAAGTTCTCTGGATCCTCCTCAGCTGCTGAGACACCGAGCAGCAAACTGGACTGTAGCAAAGACCCTTGAAGATCTGGCACAGAGGAGGCCAAGCACTTTGGGGGTCCGAGGTCAAAGTGAACACAGTGACCCCCTCAGCCTTGGTCATAGTCACAGACATCCTGCCTGCTGCTGGACACTGAAAGACAGTATTCAGAAGACAGTACTTAaaagtgctgcatcagatgaagCCTGAACCCAAACCTCCAACTGTATATGGATGAAGACACCACAGGAACAACTCTGGTGGTGACATTAGAGCTTCTAACAGTTTCTGAAATATAAAGTGGAGACATGGTGTTTGGATGATGTTGGCTGAAGGATCTGACCAAATAAACCTCCAAGTTAGGAGGATAATAGAAACTGTGGACAACACGGTGAAACCAGTTTCAAGGTGGACAGTTAGCAAAGTTAGCTTGTGTCATGTAGATTTGATAGGAATCGTTTGCTTCTGTCTGGTTCGCCCAGCTGAACAATCACTGATAGTCTGAGGTTAACGAATCCAATGATAGCttcaaactaatatttttcTATTGTGGATTCAATattaggctgcacagtggtttggtggttagcaccatccCCTTgctgctagaagatccctggtttgcatccctgCCTTCCTGGGCTCTTACGGCTTGGAGTCtgcgtgttctccctgtgcatgtgtgggttttctccagtttcctcccacagcccaaaaacatgctcaggttaattggtaactgtaAATTGTCCATCGGCccgtttgtctctatgtgtatccctgtgatagactgataaCCTGTCCATTGTGTCCcttgtcttcaccctaagtcagctgggatagactctaatGAGGagtaagtggtgtatagatcatgaatggatggattaaatattaattattttctcaTAAAATCGATCATTTGTTTGGTttctaaaatgtcttgttttgtccaaagtagggctgggcgataaatcgattttatcgattaattcgactttgtacttaatgtcgatttgttttaatgaaaatcgattttctcatcaacatccgccaccatcACCTTCCCGCTGGgttcccgtagttcagagtgcgcccccccGCCCCCCGGCGatatcggataaatcgtgaatcgggattttttgtgaaaaaatcggagaCTTTtctttaggccatatcgcccagccctagtcCAAAGATATTCAACTCACTGTCAAAGAGGAGGAAaccagaaataataaaacataatttagacttaaaacacaaacaaacctcaAAGCAGTCAGTTGATCATTAATGTAATATTTGCCAACTGGTCGATTTATCTTACAGGATTCACACAGACATTAATAGAAATATggacacaaagaaacaatagaACAAATGCAGAAGTGAAAACATAGCCGAAATAAGTTTCTGTAttgaaattagaaaataaattcagGACATGAATTTAACAGTGTCCTTGTTTGGTTGtaaaatgtagatattttttatttactcatttGTATCTACATTAATGTATACCTTAATTTTTCGTTCGTCCTAAAacccggtgttccagtttaactggtgatcaggtaaactggtgatagtttccgtctccagatgtttcgtccgcagattcgtcacgatcagacctggatttacgtgaaataaagataccagataaagaagacctcgccgaaaaacgtcggcatcacttcttaataaagtctatatccatgtaaatatcatctacagacagtaaaaagaaatgtgcgggccaaaataaaaaacacgtatttttcaagtacggtgagaggattcgaaaccacgtaatcctgcgataaaattacgagaccaccgttttactcattgtgctactaATCAGCTCGACAaacattctgcttcatccatatagatcactgtcatcctgccaggtgtttaacacctggtgattgttcaggaaacacgtccatgtcaactggggatagtcacaacttaacacaggctgcctggttaagaacgagtcacaaaactatttattgtctcaccaataaaacccacaacatagaagcacgtccactgctgtgttgtgtgttagtttgtgtgttcagtggaacagatccagagcagaacttcaggtttaactcgggtttattcacagaaacactcagaccctcagcagcctcccatcagaacaacacgcagcagaacatcagctttatttgctaaaatacatcggaacaaactgagaccaccgTTGTTTAAACtatagtcactcagaaaacaataaaaacttgttcagtcatccacgtcctaaccgtcatttcagagcactttaaccgctgacaaaacttttttttaaaaaaaaggaagtaaATGGATCCGACCtggttaaaacaaacaatatatttgtgtgatttgtgtcttcccaaacaccctggctggtttagaaatggcagaagatacttttaaagatgtcgcagaggaagactagagtgaattgtggtgtttgacagtatttgatttaatgacatgCTCCTAATCCACCTTTgagtacatgtaggctaaatatacaaatatggcaccacaatatcttcagagtacaacaggaatatctgtagctgtaacgttcaaatgtgactgtagtcacTTCAATACCTGCAATAGGTGCTGATGGCTCACTGTGTAGAGCGAGTaaatcattgtttgttttgaccagatcgaATCCGACAAGCacctatatatatgtatatatatgtatatatatatatatatatatatatatatatatatatatatgtatatatatatatatatatatatatatatatgtatatatatatatatatatatatatgtatatatatatgtcagcggttaaagtgctctgaatgacggttaggacgtggaggactgaacgagtttttattgttttctgagtgactagtttaaacaacgggGTCTCAGTTTtttccgatgtattttagcaaatcaagctaGATTGtactgcgtgttgttctgatgggaggctgctgagggtctgagtgtttctgtgaatAAACCCGAGTTAAGctcgaagttctgctctggatctgttccactgaacacacaaactaacacacaacacagcagcagacgtgctttcatgttgtgggttttcttggtgagacaataaatagttttgtgactcgttcttaaccaggaagcctgtgttaaattgtgattatccccagatgacatggacgtgtttcctgaacaatcaccaggtgttaaacacctggcaggatgacagtgatccatatggatgaagcagaatgttTGTCGAGCTGATCGGTAGTACAttgagtaaaacggtggtctcgtaattttatcgctggattacgtggtttcgaatcctctcaccgtacttgaaaaatacgtgttttttatttcggcccgcaca
This genomic stretch from Amphiprion ocellaris isolate individual 3 ecotype Okinawa chromosome 9, ASM2253959v1, whole genome shotgun sequence harbors:
- the tmem176l.1 gene encoding transmembrane protein 176B isoform X1; translation: MSVTMTKAEGVTVFTLTSDPQSAWPPLCQIFKGLCYSPVCCSVSQQLRRIQRTSQSVLGTLQIMVGLLNLVLGAIVLGPSSWWHLYYFAMFPFWLGALFIVFGIVCILSEKYPSPCLVILTLVLNLAGVAFAITAIVMYSISVADTYMGGWYWYCDHNDYDYYGYRRHHTTTTPSPERDVLQEKCLEARELAQMLLRGIFGFLIVLSVLELCVVISSVVLGIKALRSRQKESNKSAEEPESFKPLLDEVTTDPGA